One window of Mesorhizobium sp. WSM4904 genomic DNA carries:
- a CDS encoding alpha-E domain-containing protein has protein sequence MLLGRTANGLYWMNRYIERAENMARLVDAGLRMALTRTQNASEEWNSVLLSAGSDYAFSQKYQDYTVANVSDFLVRDTSNPSSTMSSIETARNNARMVRTALTRETWESINEAWMSLKRMLARPIDERDLPTVLDAIKRETALIRGSFYGTMLRNEIFDFSQLGTYVERADNTARILDVKYYVLLPSISWVGSTLDNYQWESILRSVSAHRSYRWVYDADYKPTNIADYLILNVRMPRSLTFCYRFLGEHLKFLADDYGERHACHATAEKTQAMLKKGSIKDIFDHGLHEFLAEFIRDNTRLGDEIAQDYRFY, from the coding sequence ATGCTTTTGGGCCGCACCGCCAACGGTCTCTACTGGATGAACCGCTATATCGAGCGGGCCGAAAACATGGCGCGCCTGGTCGATGCCGGCCTGCGCATGGCTTTGACGCGTACCCAGAACGCATCGGAGGAATGGAATTCGGTGCTGCTGAGCGCCGGCTCCGACTACGCCTTCAGCCAGAAATACCAGGATTACACGGTCGCCAACGTCTCCGACTTCCTGGTGCGCGATACCTCGAACCCGTCGAGCACGATGTCGTCGATCGAGACGGCGCGCAACAATGCGCGCATGGTGCGCACCGCGCTGACCCGCGAAACCTGGGAGAGCATCAACGAGGCCTGGATGTCGCTGAAGCGCATGCTGGCAAGGCCGATCGACGAGCGCGACCTGCCGACCGTGCTCGATGCCATCAAGCGCGAGACGGCGCTGATCCGCGGCTCGTTCTACGGCACCATGCTGCGCAACGAGATCTTCGACTTCTCGCAGCTCGGCACCTATGTCGAGCGCGCCGACAACACGGCCCGCATCCTCGACGTCAAATACTACGTGCTCCTGCCGTCGATTTCATGGGTTGGCTCGACGCTCGACAATTATCAATGGGAATCGATCCTGCGCTCGGTGTCGGCGCACCGTTCCTACCGCTGGGTCTACGACGCCGACTACAAGCCGACCAATATTGCAGACTATCTGATCCTCAACGTGCGCATGCCGCGCTCGCTCACCTTCTGCTATCGCTTCCTCGGCGAGCACCTGAAATTCCTCGCCGACGACTATGGCGAGCGCCACGCCTGCCACGCGACGGCCGAGAAGACCCAGGCGATGCTGAAGAAGGGGTCGATCAAGGACATTTTCGACCACGGCCTGCACGAGTTCCTGGCTGAATTCATTCGCGACAACACCAGGCTGGGCGACGAGATTGCCCAGGATTATCGGTTCTATTGA
- a CDS encoding transglutaminase family protein: protein MRLKITHRTEYRYDAPVQYLLQRLRLMPLSGPTQTVASWATRIDGAREEVRFIDHFGNDTRLVSAEGGHNVITVEAAGEVTTRDTAGVSGAHHGFTPLWLFAQETQLTIAGDGIRQLAASVGEGTDIDRLHRLMGTIRERVAYKPGTTSAVTPAEEALALKAGVCQDHSHIFAAVARVMGFPARYVSGYLMMDASVEQAASHAWAEAHVPGLGWVAFDPANGISPDERYVRVATGRDYRDASPVSGIVLGQAQEKLAVTVTVEQ from the coding sequence ATGCGGCTCAAGATCACCCACCGGACCGAGTACCGCTACGACGCACCCGTACAGTATCTGCTGCAGCGGCTGCGCCTGATGCCGCTCAGCGGGCCGACGCAGACAGTCGCGTCCTGGGCGACCAGGATCGACGGCGCGCGCGAGGAAGTGCGTTTCATCGACCATTTCGGCAACGATACCCGGCTGGTGAGCGCCGAGGGCGGCCACAACGTCATCACGGTCGAGGCCGCGGGCGAGGTGACGACGCGCGACACGGCCGGTGTATCCGGAGCGCACCATGGTTTTACGCCGCTCTGGCTGTTCGCTCAGGAAACGCAGCTCACCATCGCCGGTGACGGCATCCGCCAACTGGCCGCATCGGTCGGCGAGGGGACCGACATCGACCGGCTGCACAGGCTGATGGGCACGATCCGCGAGCGCGTCGCCTACAAGCCCGGCACGACCAGCGCCGTGACGCCGGCGGAGGAAGCGCTGGCTCTGAAGGCCGGCGTCTGCCAGGACCACAGCCACATTTTCGCTGCCGTCGCGCGCGTGATGGGCTTTCCCGCCCGCTATGTCAGCGGCTATCTGATGATGGACGCCTCGGTCGAGCAGGCGGCAAGCCATGCCTGGGCCGAAGCGCATGTGCCCGGCCTCGGCTGGGTTGCCTTTGATCCCGCGAACGGCATCTCTCCCGACGAACGCTACGTGAGAGTGGCGACGGGTCGCGACTATCGCGATGCCTCGCCTGTGTCGGGAATAGTGCTGGGGCAAGCGCAAGAGAAGCTTGCCGTCACCGTCACGGTAGAGCAGTAA